In Macaca nemestrina isolate mMacNem1 chromosome 9, mMacNem.hap1, whole genome shotgun sequence, a single genomic region encodes these proteins:
- the LOC105470768 gene encoding glutaredoxin-3 isoform X2: protein MLFMKGTPQEPRCGFSKQMVEILHKHNIQFSSFDIFSDEEVRQGLKAYSNWPTYPQLYVSGELIGGLDIIKELEASEELDTICPKAPKLEERLKVLTNKASVMLFMKGNKQEAKCGFSKQILEILNSTGVEYETFDILEDEEVRQGLKAYSNWPTYPQLYVKGELVGGLDIVKELKENGELLPILRGEN, encoded by the exons ATGCTGTTTATGAAAGGAACTCCTCAAGAACCACGCTGTG GTTTCAGCAAGCAGATGGTGGAAATTCTTCACAAACATAATATTCAATTTAGCAGTTTTGATATCTTCTCAGATGAAGAGGTTCGACAGGGACTCAAAGCCTATTCCAATTGGCCTACCTATCCTCAGCTCTACGTTTCTGGAGAGCTCATAGGAGGACTTGATATAATTAAG GAGCTAGAAGCATCTGAAGAACTAGATACAATTTGTCCCAAAGCTCCCAAATTAGAGGAAAG GCTCAAAGTGCTGACAAATAAAGCTTCTGTGATGCTCTTTATGAAAGGAAACAAACAG gAAGCAAAATGTGGATTCAGCAAACAAATTCTGGAAATACTAAATAGTACTGG tGTTGAATATGAAACATTCGATATATTGGAGGATGAAGAA GTTCGGCAAGGATTAAAAGCCTACTCAAATTGGCCAACGTACCCTCAGCTGTATGTGAAAGGGGAGCTGGTGGGAGGATTGGATATCGTGAAG gaaCTGAAAGAAAATGGTGAATTGCTGCCTATACTGAgaggagaaaattaa